The following are encoded in a window of Thalassotalea insulae genomic DNA:
- the priA gene encoding primosomal protein N' codes for MSQPLFLQLAIPVPMRQLFTYSVPESLQNNEFAIGERVIVPFGNRQVIGIILAVSNKTEFAQEKLKPITSKVTAHHKIPLPLTQLLMTCARYYHHPIGDVFQQALPVLLRQVDNITLAPTLYWQCQPLTDETQEIELAKLTTRATKQQQLYHLISNHQQLSWPEIRTLGFSKTQLSALEKKQLIVSTEKESEPFQWHSDSLNQQDELNLSAEQAVIVSAVSQLLKQYSCHLVDGITGSGKTEVYLQTMTKVLSQNQQVLVLVPEIGLTPQTLNRFEQRFNVPIFLHHSGLNDKERLATWHNAYQGNAAIVIGTRSAIFTPLPDLGLIIVDEEHDASFKQQDSFRYHGRDVAILRAKQLNIPIILGSATPSFESLHNALNAKYHYHRLTKRAGGSTEAKIALIDVANQPLEFGLSRPLKQLITNTLARGEQVLVFLNRRGFSPAINCQECHWVANCQRCERPYTLHRSQGLLICHHCASQKRVPPQCPDCGSIRIKPVGQGTEQIEEYLSEHFNHHSTVRIDRDSTRRKGELNKLLQQVSNKEHQILIGTQMLAKGHHFPDVTLVAILDIDGALFSFDYRAAENMAQLIVQVAGRAGRASKPGKVIIQTQYPQHPLLQDLVNNGYQHFAQQGLTERQMALLPPFGYQALFRADANYPSYPEKFLRQLSQINLNDCEIAGPMPAAIEKRAGKYRYHLIVQAKSRTALHQGISQLINHIPNNEWQTKVRWSVDIDPQDLSW; via the coding sequence AAAACTCAAACCTATAACTTCGAAAGTCACAGCACACCATAAAATTCCACTACCATTAACACAATTATTGATGACTTGTGCCCGCTATTATCATCACCCGATAGGGGATGTTTTTCAGCAAGCCCTACCGGTGCTATTACGCCAGGTTGATAACATTACGCTAGCCCCGACGCTATATTGGCAGTGTCAGCCACTGACAGATGAAACTCAAGAGATTGAATTAGCCAAATTAACAACACGGGCAACCAAACAGCAGCAACTGTACCATCTGATCAGCAACCATCAACAACTGAGCTGGCCAGAAATCAGAACCTTAGGTTTTAGCAAAACGCAATTATCAGCATTAGAAAAAAAACAGCTGATCGTTAGCACTGAAAAAGAAAGTGAGCCGTTTCAATGGCATAGCGACTCACTCAATCAGCAAGATGAACTAAACTTATCTGCTGAACAGGCGGTCATTGTTTCTGCGGTTAGTCAATTGCTTAAACAATATAGTTGTCATTTAGTCGATGGCATTACCGGCAGTGGTAAAACCGAAGTATATTTACAAACAATGACCAAAGTGCTCAGTCAAAATCAGCAAGTGCTAGTATTGGTTCCGGAAATAGGCTTGACACCACAAACACTAAATCGCTTTGAACAGCGTTTTAATGTCCCTATTTTTCTCCATCATTCCGGTCTCAATGATAAAGAGCGCCTCGCGACCTGGCATAATGCCTATCAAGGCAATGCCGCAATTGTTATTGGCACCCGCTCAGCTATTTTTACGCCATTACCGGATTTAGGGCTGATTATTGTCGACGAAGAACACGATGCTTCTTTTAAACAGCAAGATAGCTTTCGCTATCATGGCAGAGACGTTGCAATTCTTCGAGCCAAGCAACTCAATATTCCTATTATTTTAGGCAGCGCAACGCCAAGCTTTGAATCATTGCATAATGCGCTAAACGCAAAATACCATTATCATAGATTAACAAAGCGGGCGGGCGGTAGCACAGAAGCCAAAATCGCGTTAATCGATGTCGCTAATCAGCCGTTAGAATTTGGCCTATCAAGGCCACTAAAACAACTAATAACCAACACTCTGGCACGAGGTGAACAGGTGCTGGTGTTTTTAAATCGCCGTGGTTTTTCGCCGGCAATTAACTGCCAGGAATGCCATTGGGTCGCCAATTGCCAACGCTGTGAGCGCCCTTATACCTTGCACCGCTCTCAGGGGTTATTAATTTGTCATCATTGCGCTAGTCAAAAACGCGTGCCTCCACAGTGTCCTGATTGCGGTAGTATTCGTATTAAACCGGTTGGTCAGGGAACTGAACAAATCGAAGAATACCTAAGCGAGCACTTTAATCACCACAGTACGGTCAGAATCGATCGTGACAGTACCCGTCGCAAAGGTGAACTCAATAAATTATTGCAACAAGTGTCCAATAAAGAACATCAAATTCTCATCGGCACCCAAATGCTGGCGAAAGGCCATCATTTCCCCGACGTTACCTTAGTAGCAATTTTAGATATAGATGGCGCACTATTTAGCTTTGATTATCGGGCGGCAGAAAATATGGCACAGCTGATAGTGCAAGTAGCAGGGCGTGCCGGACGTGCCAGTAAGCCGGGAAAAGTCATCATTCAGACCCAGTACCCACAACACCCGTTACTACAAGATCTGGTCAATAATGGCTATCAACATTTCGCTCAGCAAGGATTAACAGAACGCCAAATGGCATTATTACCCCCATTTGGCTATCAGGCATTATTTCGAGCAGATGCAAACTATCCGTCTTATCCGGAAAAGTTTTTGCGTCAGCTCAGCCAGATCAATTTAAACGATTGTGAAATTGCGGGCCCTATGCCTGCGGCGATAGAAAAAAGAGCAGGAAAATATCGTTACCATCTAATCGTTCAGGCAAAAAGCCGAACGGCGCTGCATCAAGGCATTTCTCAGCTAATCAATCACATCCCAAATAATGAATGGCAGACAAAAGTTCGCTGGTCAGTCGATATCGATCCACAAGATTTAAGCTGGTAA
- a CDS encoding SPOR domain-containing protein: protein MAHQDYISRANSPKKKHNPYKKTAETPAGIPIKLKIILLFLVIAISAFGYFLWSIKDIKPTAPSATQPAKQAQQDSKLPKPPEEKWQYMEELKSKEVDVGEYAVEEKGPYKMQCGSFRTRKQAEVMKATIAFSGLSSQISSATGSSGTWHKVYLGPYPRKRAAEKDKHKLKSNGITTCQIWLWK, encoded by the coding sequence ATGGCTCATCAAGATTATATTTCCCGTGCTAATTCTCCCAAAAAAAAGCACAACCCATATAAAAAAACAGCTGAAACTCCAGCCGGCATTCCGATAAAACTCAAAATCATTCTATTATTCTTAGTAATAGCGATTTCAGCTTTCGGTTATTTTTTATGGAGTATCAAAGATATAAAACCAACAGCGCCTAGCGCGACACAACCTGCCAAACAAGCTCAACAAGACAGTAAACTACCCAAGCCACCAGAAGAAAAATGGCAATATATGGAAGAGCTAAAATCAAAAGAAGTCGATGTAGGTGAATATGCAGTAGAAGAAAAAGGACCGTACAAGATGCAGTGCGGCTCCTTTAGAACCCGCAAGCAGGCGGAGGTAATGAAAGCCACCATCGCCTTTAGTGGTTTAAGCTCACAAATTAGCTCAGCAACAGGTTCCAGTGGCACCTGGCACAAAGTGTATCTGGGGCCATATCCTCGTAAACGCGCCGCAGAGAAAGACAAGCATAAACTCAAAAGCAACGGTATCACTACCTGTCAAATCTGGTTGTGGAAATAA
- the hslV gene encoding ATP-dependent protease subunit HslV: MTTIVSVRRNGKVAIGGDGQVSLGNTVMKGNAKKVRRLYHDKVLAGFAGGTADAFTLFERFESKLEMHQGHLTKSAVELAKDWRSDRALRKLEAMLVVADETASLIITGNGDVVQPEHDLIAIGSGGNFAQSAAIALLENTELSAREIVEKSLKIAGDICVFTNHSQTIDEL; this comes from the coding sequence GTGACTACTATTGTTTCCGTAAGACGCAATGGCAAAGTAGCCATTGGTGGCGATGGCCAAGTTTCTCTTGGCAATACCGTAATGAAAGGCAATGCCAAAAAAGTACGTCGTTTATATCACGATAAAGTACTCGCTGGATTTGCTGGCGGCACTGCCGACGCATTCACATTATTTGAGCGTTTTGAAAGTAAACTTGAAATGCATCAAGGGCATTTAACAAAATCCGCAGTAGAATTAGCTAAAGATTGGCGTAGTGATCGTGCCTTAAGAAAACTCGAAGCCATGTTGGTAGTAGCTGATGAAACAGCATCATTAATCATTACCGGTAATGGCGACGTAGTGCAGCCAGAGCATGATTTGATCGCCATAGGTAGTGGCGGTAATTTTGCACAGTCTGCCGCAATTGCATTATTAGAAAATACTGAGCTTTCTGCTCGGGAAATTGTTGAAAAATCATTAAAAATTGCTGGCGACATCTGTGTCTTCACCAATCATAGCCAAACGATTGATGAGCTTTAA
- the hslU gene encoding HslU--HslV peptidase ATPase subunit gives MSNMTPREIVHELDSHIVGQSDAKRAVAIALRNRWRRMQLNEELRSEVTPKNILMIGPTGVGKTEIARRLAKLANAPFIKVEATKFTEVGYVGKEVETIIRDLTDMAFKLTKEQEMARVKHLAEEAAEERILDVLLPNPRDTFGNEQQTDNASTRQVFRKKLREGQLDDKEVELDLAAPQVGVEIMAPPGMEDMTSQLQNMFQSMSSEKTNKRKLKIKDALKALQEEEAAKIVNQEDIKTKALEAVEQNGIVFVDEIDKICKRGDSSGPDVSREGVQRDLLPLVEGSTVSTKHGMVKTDHILFIASGAFQMAKPSDLIPELQGRLPIRVELQALSSNDFVRILTEPNASLTEQYIALMATEGVDISFSEDGINAIAKAAWQVNESTENIGARRLHTMMERLTEEISFTANDRSGEKIVIDQAYVEKTLSDVVQNEDLSRFIL, from the coding sequence ATGTCAAATATGACTCCTCGTGAAATAGTCCACGAATTAGATAGCCACATAGTTGGTCAGTCCGACGCCAAGCGCGCAGTCGCGATAGCTTTACGTAATCGTTGGCGCAGAATGCAGCTTAATGAAGAGCTACGTAGCGAAGTAACGCCAAAGAATATCTTAATGATAGGACCAACCGGTGTTGGTAAAACGGAAATCGCACGTCGCTTAGCAAAACTGGCAAATGCCCCTTTTATTAAAGTCGAAGCGACTAAATTTACCGAAGTCGGTTATGTTGGTAAAGAAGTAGAAACCATTATTCGTGATTTGACTGATATGGCCTTCAAACTAACCAAAGAACAGGAAATGGCGCGGGTTAAGCATCTAGCAGAAGAAGCGGCAGAAGAACGTATTCTCGACGTATTACTGCCCAATCCACGCGACACCTTTGGTAACGAGCAGCAAACTGACAATGCTAGTACTCGCCAAGTATTTCGTAAAAAACTACGCGAAGGTCAATTAGACGATAAGGAAGTAGAGCTTGATCTGGCGGCACCACAAGTTGGTGTTGAAATCATGGCACCTCCAGGTATGGAAGACATGACCTCGCAATTGCAAAATATGTTTCAAAGCATGTCGAGTGAAAAAACCAACAAGCGTAAATTGAAGATCAAAGACGCGTTAAAAGCATTGCAGGAAGAAGAAGCCGCTAAGATAGTCAATCAAGAAGACATTAAAACCAAAGCGCTTGAAGCCGTTGAACAAAATGGTATTGTTTTTGTTGATGAAATCGACAAAATTTGTAAACGCGGCGACAGTTCTGGCCCAGATGTTTCCCGTGAAGGTGTCCAACGTGACTTACTGCCTTTGGTTGAAGGTTCAACCGTCAGCACTAAACACGGCATGGTTAAAACCGATCATATCCTATTTATTGCTTCCGGCGCTTTCCAGATGGCAAAACCATCGGATCTTATTCCAGAGCTTCAAGGTCGCTTGCCAATTCGCGTTGAATTGCAGGCGCTATCTAGTAATGATTTTGTTCGTATTTTAACTGAACCTAATGCCTCTTTAACTGAACAATATATCGCATTAATGGCTACGGAAGGAGTTGATATTTCTTTTAGTGAAGATGGCATCAATGCAATCGCCAAAGCAGCATGGCAGGTCAATGAATCGACCGAAAACATCGGCGCTCGTCGTTTACACACTATGATGGAGCGACTAACCGAAGAAATTTCTTTTACCGCCAATGATCGCAGCGGGGAAAAAATTGTAATTGACCAAGCCTATGTCGAAAAAACACTGAGCGACGTGGTACAAAACGAAGATTTAAGCCGCTTTATTCTTTAG
- a CDS encoding substrate-binding periplasmic protein: MKLLFIFVNISWATSVFSNDKLVVALSSFEPWTIINEQQISGIDIELLERLAQMQKLTLDYYSCPWARCLQLLKEGKIDIVSSIFYSDERAEYLSYFNQPYVHGNYQVFYLNKASNFGINSFSDLNNLEIGVRRDISYFPKFDQNQQLNKKQVTYDHQLVNMLLNQRIDTFVGQEDVIDYLLIKEGHSDKFIKANYKVFQPDNSFLAFSKKSKLLPLQAQMERNLAILLAQDMIGQLRKKYQ, from the coding sequence GTGAAGTTACTCTTTATTTTCGTCAATATTAGCTGGGCTACGTCGGTATTTTCCAATGATAAACTAGTGGTTGCGTTATCTAGTTTTGAACCCTGGACTATTATTAATGAGCAGCAAATAAGCGGTATTGATATCGAATTGCTTGAGCGCTTAGCACAGATGCAAAAGCTGACGCTTGATTATTATTCTTGCCCCTGGGCCCGATGTTTACAGTTATTGAAAGAAGGTAAAATCGACATCGTTAGTAGTATTTTTTACTCTGACGAACGGGCGGAATACTTAAGTTATTTTAATCAACCTTATGTTCATGGTAATTATCAGGTTTTTTATTTAAATAAAGCGAGTAACTTCGGTATTAATAGCTTTAGTGATTTAAATAATTTAGAGATAGGCGTACGACGCGATATCAGTTACTTCCCTAAGTTTGATCAAAACCAGCAGTTAAACAAAAAACAGGTCACTTATGATCATCAACTGGTTAATATGTTGCTAAATCAGCGGATTGATACCTTTGTTGGACAAGAAGATGTTATTGACTATTTGCTGATAAAAGAGGGTCATAGCGACAAGTTTATTAAAGCGAATTATAAAGTATTTCAGCCTGATAACAGCTTTTTGGCATTTTCAAAAAAATCTAAATTATTGCCGCTGCAAGCACAAATGGAACGAAATTTAGCAATCTTATTAGCGCAGGATATGATTGGCCAATTACGTAAGAAATATCAGTAG
- a CDS encoding methyl-accepting chemotaxis protein: MLIKHKLIINTSILVAAMLFMLGLIIYAVSSLDNDVSIATTIGKVEGSVLQLRRNEKDFLARKDLKYFDKFESQYKTLQSDINVLDKGFDSVGQSMSEISSLRKIVSEYFEHFKAVVQAQQSIGLHSKDGLYGKLRDAVHGVEGLIGNNDYQLLAGMLQLRRDEKDFMLRLDDKYLKKWQDNAAIFSANVKQSTLSDEQKSQVIDNIAIYQNNFVNLVEQQRRLGFSASEGLNGKMRETVHQVDQVMAKLTKASQQTVEDHVLFVESLSIIMFFVVMAIATGFAAVVGRSIINAINKLKTAMLNVAETKNLAIEVSTDGKDELSEMAKVFNTMIASFRNLIVEVNHSVDTVNDATRNLSQNIHAANEGVDTQIQQTDMVATAVTEMVATVDEIANNTKEAANKAETTHHNAEKGKSGVETTIAQIDQLSSTLLESEHVVQELAKDSDTIGSVLDVIRGIAEQTNLLALNAAIEAARAGEQGRGFAVVADEVRTLASRTQDSTQEIEAIISSLQNRTKEIVTHMAACRTQGQDSADQASSAGQMLEEITHDVSTIMDMNTAIATAIQQQSAVASEVNQHVVMIRDVAESSGKAAHQNAQMSEELSQQADVLNREVNQFAV; the protein is encoded by the coding sequence ATGTTAATCAAGCATAAGCTGATCATAAATACATCGATTTTAGTCGCCGCAATGTTATTTATGTTAGGGCTCATTATTTATGCCGTATCGTCATTGGACAATGACGTCAGTATTGCAACTACTATCGGTAAAGTAGAAGGCTCAGTGTTGCAATTACGTCGAAATGAGAAGGACTTCCTAGCAAGAAAAGACCTTAAATATTTTGATAAATTTGAAAGCCAGTATAAGACGCTACAAAGTGATATTAATGTCTTAGATAAAGGGTTTGACAGTGTTGGCCAGTCGATGTCGGAAATTTCGAGCTTAAGGAAAATTGTCAGTGAATATTTTGAACATTTTAAGGCCGTGGTTCAGGCGCAGCAGTCTATAGGGTTGCACTCTAAAGATGGACTTTACGGTAAATTGCGTGACGCCGTCCATGGTGTTGAAGGTTTAATCGGCAATAACGATTACCAGTTACTCGCTGGCATGCTACAGCTTAGGCGTGACGAGAAAGATTTTATGCTGCGTTTAGATGATAAGTATTTAAAAAAATGGCAGGACAATGCGGCTATTTTTAGTGCAAATGTAAAGCAAAGTACTTTATCGGATGAACAAAAATCACAAGTTATTGATAATATAGCTATTTATCAAAATAATTTTGTTAACCTGGTGGAGCAGCAGCGACGGTTAGGTTTTTCTGCCAGTGAAGGGCTAAATGGTAAAATGCGGGAAACGGTTCATCAGGTCGATCAGGTAATGGCAAAGTTAACCAAAGCCAGTCAGCAAACGGTTGAAGATCACGTACTGTTTGTTGAAAGTTTATCTATCATTATGTTTTTTGTGGTGATGGCGATTGCCACTGGCTTTGCCGCTGTTGTTGGCCGTAGCATTATTAATGCGATTAATAAACTTAAAACCGCAATGCTTAATGTAGCCGAAACTAAGAACTTGGCGATTGAGGTTTCCACTGATGGTAAAGATGAACTAAGTGAAATGGCGAAAGTATTTAATACTATGATTGCCAGTTTCAGAAACTTAATTGTTGAAGTTAATCATTCCGTTGATACCGTGAATGATGCAACCCGTAATTTATCGCAAAATATTCATGCGGCGAATGAAGGCGTGGATACTCAGATACAGCAAACGGATATGGTAGCAACCGCGGTGACTGAAATGGTGGCGACGGTTGATGAAATAGCTAATAATACGAAAGAAGCGGCGAATAAGGCTGAAACTACCCATCATAATGCAGAAAAAGGCAAATCTGGAGTTGAAACTACCATAGCTCAAATTGATCAGTTATCCAGTACCTTATTAGAATCTGAACATGTGGTACAGGAATTAGCAAAAGACAGTGATACTATTGGTTCCGTGCTGGATGTTATCCGTGGCATTGCTGAACAAACCAACTTACTGGCATTAAACGCGGCGATAGAGGCGGCCCGAGCTGGAGAGCAAGGGCGAGGCTTTGCTGTCGTGGCCGATGAAGTGCGAACTTTGGCCAGCCGTACGCAAGATTCCACCCAGGAAATTGAAGCGATTATCAGTTCGCTACAAAATCGGACTAAAGAGATTGTCACTCATATGGCGGCGTGTCGAACTCAAGGGCAGGATAGCGCTGATCAGGCTAGTTCTGCTGGGCAAATGTTGGAAGAAATTACTCATGATGTTTCTACTATCATGGATATGAATACTGCTATTGCCACCGCGATCCAGCAACAAAGTGCAGTGGCGTCAGAAGTGAATCAGCATGTGGTAATGATCCGGGATGTTGCTGAAAGTTCAGGTAAAGCGGCGCATCAGAATGCGCAAATGAGTGAGGAGCTTTCACAACAAGCGGATGTACTTAATAGAGAAGTAAACCAGTTTGCGGTGTAA
- a CDS encoding putative bifunctional diguanylate cyclase/phosphodiesterase, which produces MVANVFALSFLFLVEAIVFGVLAYLLHSFYQSALKRYAKFWCYSLVALSVHFAVSALQHALLQYSETSLLQVTLTCIAQISQYLFVLLFCFGCHISRENIQYNNANVYGLLSIAVLLGAFCSLLFAFNENGAFSRFYLRESLADLIFAGVFLITLLLLLKHEKRHFVAKLFMIFSAILTVRYFFSSFISIVFVNNNGFGAMFNTLVYFDFGAFAILGYLMLLWMHSAERNTAERAINRATYLGKHDQLTGALNREQVIEKLPLAIEQAVSNRLKLQICLIDLKRFKFVNDSFGLKTGDMILGEIANRLSDSIFLPKVVGRLSGDSFIFALEISEDSQQEKAAKHLHDLISRPCYLNHQEIHLQASVGYCLAPVDSSDAEELLQQANLALFQAESHNVASVKYKDGMQSHGRRLVEAEKTIRQALAQQEFILYFQPQLNLLTNRIDGVEALVRWQHPEKGLLAPGEFLSDIAALGLSGELDNYVLELACQTNARWYQTYRRRVAIAVNLSATEFQDPKLIAKIQTLLLSYDIPPKYLELEITEDVVITDIRSAMDTIFVLQNMGIKVSIDDFGTGYSSLAYLRDLPIDKIKIDRSFITEFAANDSDLTIVKSMIRLSHGLGKRVLAEGVESIEQLNLLRKLGCDAVQGYFINPPLPEEKFVSYLTRK; this is translated from the coding sequence ATGGTGGCTAATGTTTTTGCCTTAAGCTTTTTGTTTCTGGTCGAAGCGATTGTTTTTGGTGTTTTGGCCTATTTACTCCATTCATTTTATCAATCAGCTTTAAAGCGCTATGCTAAATTTTGGTGTTATAGCCTAGTTGCTTTAAGTGTGCATTTCGCTGTTTCTGCGCTGCAGCATGCTCTTCTTCAGTACAGTGAAACTTCATTACTACAAGTGACATTGACTTGTATCGCACAAATTAGTCAGTATTTGTTTGTGCTGTTATTTTGTTTCGGTTGTCATATTAGCCGTGAAAACATTCAATATAATAATGCTAACGTATACGGTTTACTCTCAATAGCGGTTTTGCTTGGAGCTTTCTGCAGTTTACTATTTGCATTTAATGAAAATGGGGCGTTTAGCCGTTTTTACCTACGCGAAAGTTTAGCCGATTTGATCTTTGCCGGGGTATTTCTCATCACTTTGTTGTTATTGCTTAAACATGAAAAACGGCATTTTGTTGCCAAGTTGTTTATGATTTTTAGCGCGATATTAACGGTGCGTTATTTCTTTTCGTCGTTTATCTCTATCGTATTTGTCAATAATAATGGTTTTGGCGCTATGTTTAATACTCTGGTTTATTTTGATTTTGGCGCGTTTGCAATATTGGGGTATCTGATGTTGCTGTGGATGCACAGCGCAGAGCGAAATACGGCTGAAAGAGCGATAAATAGAGCAACATATTTAGGTAAGCATGATCAGCTCACCGGAGCACTAAATAGGGAACAGGTGATAGAAAAATTACCACTTGCTATTGAACAGGCTGTCTCGAATCGTCTTAAGTTACAGATATGTTTAATTGATTTAAAGCGTTTTAAGTTTGTTAATGACAGCTTTGGTTTGAAAACTGGGGATATGATTTTAGGTGAAATAGCCAATCGCCTCAGTGATAGTATTTTTTTACCGAAAGTAGTGGGACGGCTGAGTGGCGACTCATTTATTTTTGCCCTAGAGATCTCTGAAGATAGTCAACAGGAAAAAGCCGCGAAACATTTACATGATCTTATTTCTCGGCCCTGTTATTTAAACCATCAGGAAATACATCTGCAGGCGAGTGTTGGTTATTGTTTGGCGCCAGTTGATAGTTCTGACGCCGAAGAGCTATTACAGCAAGCAAATTTAGCCTTATTTCAGGCGGAAAGTCATAATGTTGCCAGCGTTAAGTATAAAGATGGTATGCAATCTCATGGCAGGCGCTTGGTAGAAGCGGAAAAAACCATCCGGCAGGCGTTAGCACAACAAGAGTTTATCTTATATTTTCAGCCTCAACTAAATTTACTGACCAATCGTATTGATGGCGTTGAAGCATTAGTACGTTGGCAGCACCCTGAAAAGGGCTTGTTAGCGCCAGGAGAATTCTTGTCTGATATTGCGGCACTCGGCTTAAGTGGTGAACTGGATAATTACGTGCTTGAGCTGGCCTGTCAAACTAATGCCCGCTGGTATCAAACCTATCGGCGGCGAGTAGCTATTGCGGTGAATTTAAGTGCGACAGAGTTTCAGGACCCTAAGTTAATCGCAAAAATCCAAACGCTATTGCTCAGTTATGACATCCCTCCCAAATATCTGGAATTAGAAATTACTGAGGATGTGGTGATCACTGATATCCGTTCAGCAATGGATACTATCTTCGTTTTACAAAATATGGGTATTAAAGTGTCGATCGATGATTTTGGTACCGGTTATTCGTCATTGGCATATTTAAGAGATTTACCGATTGATAAAATTAAAATTGATCGGAGCTTTATTACCGAATTTGCTGCTAATGATTCTGACTTAACGATTGTCAAATCTATGATACGTTTATCTCATGGCTTAGGTAAGCGGGTATTGGCAGAAGGAGTTGAGTCTATTGAGCAGTTGAACTTGCTACGAAAATTAGGTTGTGATGCTGTACAAGGCTATTTTATTAACCCACCGTTACCAGAAGAAAAATTTGTCAGCTACTTAACGCGAAAATAA
- the rraA gene encoding ribonuclease E activity regulator RraA gives MEYNTSELCNIYADLIDVVEPIFCNYGGRSSFGGKVVTVKCFENNGLITQLVETDGEGKVLVIDGGGSTRRALIDSYIAEAAAKNGWEGIVCYGSVRDVDALEDIEIGIQGLVSIPVGATDNELGESDLAVNFAGVTFLPDDHIYADNTGIILSPDPLDIE, from the coding sequence GTGGAATACAACACGTCAGAATTATGTAATATTTACGCAGATTTAATCGATGTCGTAGAGCCAATTTTTTGTAATTATGGCGGCAGAAGCTCATTTGGCGGAAAAGTAGTTACAGTTAAGTGCTTCGAAAACAATGGCCTGATCACTCAATTAGTGGAAACCGATGGTGAAGGCAAAGTACTGGTAATAGACGGGGGAGGTTCAACTCGTCGCGCACTAATCGACAGCTATATTGCCGAAGCAGCAGCTAAAAATGGCTGGGAAGGTATCGTCTGCTACGGCAGTGTCAGAGATGTCGACGCGTTGGAAGATATCGAGATAGGAATTCAGGGTTTAGTTTCTATTCCGGTTGGCGCGACAGACAATGAGCTAGGTGAAAGTGATTTAGCCGTTAACTTTGCGGGTGTCACCTTTCTTCCTGACGACCATATTTATGCCGACAATACCGGCATCATCCTTTCACCCGACCCGTTAGATATTGAATAA